CCATCAGACTCGTTTTCAGACCTTCAATGTCCACCGTCATGACGCTTCTCCTTCCCGGCTGGCTGGAACTTCGCCCAACGCTTGGCCGATAACAGCCGACAGCTCATCCCACGTCGGCACGCCACGAAAGATCACTTTGTTGTTCAGCACCCACGTCGTTTGGCCGGCACGGATTGAAAACCGAATCGTCTGCCACAGCCAAGCGAAGCACCGAGGATCGTAAAAATCAATTTCCAGCCTGTCGCCGTAAACTGAACTCAACCGTTTAACCAGTCGGCCGACCGCTACGCGGTCGTTCTCTCCTGGACGAGTCCGCCGATCGTCGTCCCGAAGAACGACGGTGCATCACCCGCAGCCGCCCGTCGCTCCTTCTCGGAATATCTTGAGCTTCATCGGCCTCTCCCCCTTTAAGTTTTATCTTAAAGCAGGAATCAGGACTTGACAACACGAGGCCAGACAAAAAAAGTCCGTCCCCGGGGGGGACGGACTCGAAAAACGAATTAACGCTTGCTGAACTGGTAGCGGGCGCGGGCGCCTCTCTGGCCGAACTTCTTGCGCTCGACCATACGGGGATCCCGGGTCAGCATGCCGGCCTTCTTGAGCTGGGCCCGAAGGTCCGGGTTCAGCTTGATGAGGGCGCGGGCAAGTCCCATGCGGATCGCTCCGCTCTGACCGGTCAGGCCGCCGCCGTGCGCGTTGACGAACACGTCGACTTTGTTCTCCAGACCGAGCAGAACGAGCGGCGACAGGGCCGCCGTCAGCCAGTTGTGCCGGGGGAAGTACTCGGCCGGCTCACGGTCGTTGACGAGGAATTTCCCCTCGCCGGAAACAAGGCGAACTCTGGCGACAGCGTTCTTCCGCCGCCCGGTGCCCCAGAAGTAGGACGTAGCCATTGAGTTTTTCCTCCTTTACAGCGTAATCTGCACGGGCTGCTGTGCCGCGTGGGGGTGATCGGCGCCGGCGTAAACCTTGAGCTTGCGCTCAAAGTGAAGGCGCGACTTGGGAAGCATGCCGCGGACGATGCGCTCCACCAGACGGGTGGAATCTTTCTGCATCATCTCAGCATACGTGGTCTCCTTGAATCCTCCGGGATGCCCGGAATGACGGTAAACTTTCGTCTCAGCCAGCTTCCGGCGGCCGGTGAATCCGACCTTGTCGGCGTTGATGACGATGACAAAGTCGCCGGTATCAACGTGCGGCGTGTAGCTGGGCTTGCTCTTGCCGGTAAGAATTAGCGAAATCCGCGAAGCCAAACGGCCCAACGGAATGTCCGTTGCGTCGATGACGTACCACTTGGGCACGTAGCTGGCCTTCGTCGCCATAAAAGTCCGGTTGGCGGTCATGGTTCAAAACACACTCCTTTGCGCTGTGGTGTCTCTTCAATCGTCGAGTCTCATTCTGGGGAAAGAGAACTCATCGTCTGACTGCGCCGCCGTCCGGAACGGGTCTGAGGTCGTAGGGAGAGCGTGTGACGGCTCACCATCAGATCCCAGACGAGCAGTGCTTCAAAACAGACGAATTATTGTACATCAACAAGCTTGGGGTTGTCCAGTCTCCCGGGCAATCTTCCCCGCTTGGCGATCGGTTTACCGTCCACTTCTTTCAAGTCCATAGTCATGTCGCAGGTCACGCCGTGGCAAATGTAGCTGCCCACGCCGAACATGTCGACGCCGGCGGCGGACAGAATACGGATCCGATCGGGATCAAGCCCGCCGGAAGCGACGATTTTTACGTTCGGGAATCCGGCCTTGTCGAGCCGCCACCGAACCTCCCGGACAAGCGCCGGCGTCACGCCGCCGCGCTCGCTGGGCGTGTCGAGACGAATGGACGTGAGCCGGTCGCCGAGGGCTTCGGCAACCCGAAGCGTCTCTTCGGCCTCGTCCTTAAACGTGTCGACCAGAACCGTCATCGGCTCATGAGGCTTCAGCAGCGACGCGTATGCCTTGGCGACCCGAACCGTGTCGCCGTTCACCAGCACAACCGCGTGGGGAATCGTGCCGGACGGCTCGCCACCGGCAAGCTTAGCGCCCAGAATACAACTGGCGGCGCTGCAGCCGCCGACTGACACGGCGATGCTCTCCATGACCGGCGCGACAGACGGGTGAACGTGCCGGGCGCCGAAGCACAAGCACGGCTTGCCGCCGGCGGCTTCGACACACTCCCGAGCTGCGGTCGCCCAGCCTGATGAGCTGGCCAAAATGCCGAGGAGAATCGACTCGTAGGCGCCAAACTCGCCGTACGCCCCCTCGATTCTCATCAGGGTGTCCTTGCTCTCGAAGGTATCCCCGTCCCGAAGCGACTGCACCTTGACGTTCAGCGGCTTCAAAATCCGCAGGGCCTCTCCCAGTCCGGCAAAAACGCCGTGCCGTCTGGCAAAGATCTCCGCCGTCACCGGGACGTCGAGCTGACCGGTAACCCGAAGGACGTCCCGGGACCGAACAAAGTACACGTCAGCCACAGCGCCGGAGATAATTTCCTCGTGAGTGGCGCTTAAAAACAGCCTGTCTTTGTCCGGCGTAAAGGCCTTCACATCGGCCATCGTGTCGAAGGCCAGAGGCGTCGTCATGACTTCATCATCACCAGCGCGACTGAAGTGATGAGGAACAGGGCGCAGCAGGCCACCGAAATCTTCGACAGGGTGGTAAACCGGTGCCACTGGCGGGTGGACACTGCGTCAGCCTGAGTAGCGCCGCCAAAGATACCGCCAAAGCGGCCCTGCTTCCGGGGCTGCATGATCACGCTGGCAGACAGGACAACGCACAGCAACAGTTGAAAAATGTTCAGCGCGGTTCTCATATCGATGAGACACCTCCGTTTAATATCTCGGGCCTTCCGGCCGATCAGGACTTGATTGTATCACACTTGCCGCCCAGAGCTAAAAAAAGCTGGCGGGTTGCTTTTCCCCGGTGGGACACCGCGTCTTTCTCCTCCATGGTCATCTG
This is a stretch of genomic DNA from Jonquetella anthropi DSM 22815. It encodes these proteins:
- the rplM gene encoding 50S ribosomal protein L13, with translation MTANRTFMATKASYVPKWYVIDATDIPLGRLASRISLILTGKSKPSYTPHVDTGDFVIVINADKVGFTGRRKLAETKVYRHSGHPGGFKETTYAEMMQKDSTRLVERIVRGMLPKSRLHFERKLKVYAGADHPHAAQQPVQITL
- the secG gene encoding preprotein translocase subunit SecG, whose amino-acid sequence is MRTALNIFQLLLCVVLSASVIMQPRKQGRFGGIFGGATQADAVSTRQWHRFTTLSKISVACCALFLITSVALVMMKS
- the rpsI gene encoding 30S ribosomal protein S9 is translated as MATSYFWGTGRRKNAVARVRLVSGEGKFLVNDREPAEYFPRHNWLTAALSPLVLLGLENKVDVFVNAHGGGLTGQSGAIRMGLARALIKLNPDLRAQLKKAGMLTRDPRMVERKKFGQRGARARYQFSKR
- a CDS encoding nicotinate phosphoribosyltransferase, encoding MTTPLAFDTMADVKAFTPDKDRLFLSATHEEIISGAVADVYFVRSRDVLRVTGQLDVPVTAEIFARRHGVFAGLGEALRILKPLNVKVQSLRDGDTFESKDTLMRIEGAYGEFGAYESILLGILASSSGWATAARECVEAAGGKPCLCFGARHVHPSVAPVMESIAVSVGGCSAASCILGAKLAGGEPSGTIPHAVVLVNGDTVRVAKAYASLLKPHEPMTVLVDTFKDEAEETLRVAEALGDRLTSIRLDTPSERGGVTPALVREVRWRLDKAGFPNVKIVASGGLDPDRIRILSAAGVDMFGVGSYICHGVTCDMTMDLKEVDGKPIAKRGRLPGRLDNPKLVDVQ